A stretch of the Hemitrygon akajei chromosome 30, sHemAka1.3, whole genome shotgun sequence genome encodes the following:
- the LOC140718631 gene encoding calmodulin-like protein 4 yields the protein MAKFLTQNQIQEFRECFSLYDKKRKGKICSGDLITVLRCLGTSPTPGEVERHLLHHNIERGGELDFSTFLTIIHQQQQQEDPEREILDAMLMADKEKAGFITAAELRAKLTQMGEKLTNREVDELLQEANISPNGIVKYKDFIRTILLPLPDY from the exons ATG GCCAAGTTTCTTACCCAAAATCAAATCCAGG AATTCAGAGAATGTTTCTCCCTGTACGACAAGAAGCGGAAAGGCAAGATCTGTTCTGGGGACCTGATCACGGTGTTGCGATGCCTGGGGACCAGCCCCACTCCCGGCGAGGTGGAGAGACATTTGCTGCACCATAACATAG AACGTGGTGGTGAGCTGGATTTCTCAACCTTCCTCACCATCATCCACCAACAACAGCAGCAAGAGGACCCAGAGAGAGAGATTCTGGACGCCATGTTAATGGCAGACAAGGAGAAAGCAGGTTTTATAACCGCCGCTGAGCTGCGGGCCAAGCTGACGCAGATGGGAGAGAAACTGACCAACAGGGAAG TTGATGAGCTGTTGCAGGAAGCCAACATTTCCCCGAATGGAATTGTGAAATACAAGGACTTCATCCGGACAATCCTTCTGCCGCTACCGGATTACTGA